From one Mycobacterium colombiense CECT 3035 genomic stretch:
- a CDS encoding mycofactocin-coupled SDR family oxidoreductase, with the protein MGRMDDKVAFVTGAARGQGRSHAVRLAQEGADIIAVDICRGFEGSPAPAATPEDLDITAGMIKDAGARVVTAEVDVREYDALKAAVDSGVEQLGRLDAIVANAGIGTMTGKLHKTDEALWQEMIDVNLSGVWKSVKAGVPHMLAGDRGGSIILTSSVAGKKAYLHTGHYTSAKHGVIGLMRAFAVELGHKMIRVNAVLPTHVNTPLLINEGTFHAFRPDLENPGPDDLAPICQTFHTLPIPWVTAQDISNAVLFLASDEARYITGVALPVDAGSCLK; encoded by the coding sequence ATGGGTCGGATGGATGACAAGGTCGCATTCGTGACCGGTGCGGCACGGGGGCAGGGCAGAAGTCACGCCGTCCGGCTCGCGCAGGAGGGCGCCGACATCATCGCGGTCGACATCTGCCGTGGATTCGAAGGCTCGCCGGCCCCCGCCGCCACGCCGGAAGACCTCGACATCACCGCCGGCATGATCAAGGACGCCGGAGCCCGCGTCGTGACCGCCGAGGTGGACGTGCGTGAGTACGACGCGTTAAAGGCGGCGGTCGACAGCGGCGTCGAACAGCTGGGGCGCCTGGATGCCATCGTCGCCAACGCGGGCATCGGCACGATGACCGGCAAGCTGCACAAGACCGACGAGGCGCTGTGGCAGGAGATGATCGACGTCAACCTCAGCGGGGTGTGGAAGTCGGTCAAAGCCGGCGTCCCGCACATGCTGGCCGGGGACCGCGGCGGCTCGATCATCTTGACCTCGTCGGTCGCGGGTAAGAAGGCCTACTTGCACACCGGCCACTACACGTCGGCCAAGCACGGGGTGATCGGGCTGATGCGGGCATTCGCAGTTGAATTGGGGCACAAGATGATCCGGGTCAACGCCGTCCTGCCGACCCACGTGAACACGCCGCTGCTGATCAACGAGGGCACCTTTCATGCCTTTCGTCCCGACCTGGAGAACCCCGGCCCGGACGACCTGGCCCCGATCTGCCAAACCTTCCACACGCTGCCAATCCCGTGGGTCACCGCCCAGGACATCAGCAATGCCGTGTTGTTCCTGGCCTCCGACGAAGCGCGATACATCACCGGCGTGGCGCTGCCGGTGGATGCCGGCAGCTGTCTGAAGTAA
- a CDS encoding TetR/AcrR family transcriptional regulator — MSAATAQPRPAAGRGARERIERAAARLFYRNGIHATGVELVAHEAGVSKRTLYQHFASKNELVDNYLRNIESRGGAPTEKRLDDATLPARERLLAIFDLRQSDVVRGCPFHNAAVESAGSLATTDEIVRTHKRDFTDRLIAVAREAGAADPHLLGQQLAVLFEGATAMATSLNDTAPVVHARAAAATLIEAALRS, encoded by the coding sequence ATGAGTGCAGCCACAGCGCAGCCGCGTCCCGCCGCCGGCCGCGGCGCGCGCGAACGCATCGAGCGTGCGGCGGCCCGGCTCTTCTACCGCAATGGCATCCACGCGACCGGCGTCGAACTCGTCGCGCACGAGGCCGGCGTCTCCAAGCGAACGCTGTATCAGCACTTCGCCAGCAAGAACGAACTCGTCGACAACTACCTGCGCAACATCGAGTCCCGCGGCGGAGCGCCCACCGAGAAGCGCCTCGACGACGCCACGCTTCCCGCCCGCGAGCGCCTGCTGGCCATTTTCGATCTGCGCCAATCAGACGTCGTGCGCGGCTGCCCCTTTCACAACGCCGCCGTGGAGTCGGCCGGATCGCTGGCGACAACCGACGAGATCGTGCGGACCCACAAGCGGGATTTCACCGACCGCCTCATCGCCGTGGCGCGCGAGGCCGGTGCCGCCGATCCCCATCTGCTCGGCCAGCAGCTGGCCGTGCTGTTCGAGGGTGCCACCGCGATGGCCACGTCGCTGAATGACACCGCGCCCGTCGTCCATGCCCGCGCCGCCGCGGCGACGCTGATCGAGGCCGCCCTGCGGTCTTGA
- a CDS encoding PaaI family thioesterase, whose amino-acid sequence MVHPQDIRADQAAIEGWGDKESRLITWHDPITTQSTAAAMSGLAYWRAVADGQLPPPPIGELIQMRVTEVASGRITFTCTPDGSMYNPLGTVHGGTVCTLLDTVTGCALHTTLGEGVGYTSVEIKVNYLKAITVAGGPLTAVGAVVKAGSRIGFTEAKATDASGALVATATSTLLVFDLPGRTHNGNGTQRRRD is encoded by the coding sequence ATGGTCCATCCGCAGGACATTCGCGCTGACCAAGCCGCTATCGAGGGCTGGGGTGACAAGGAGTCGCGGCTGATCACCTGGCACGACCCGATCACCACCCAGTCCACCGCCGCGGCGATGTCCGGCCTCGCCTACTGGCGCGCCGTGGCCGACGGCCAGTTGCCGCCACCGCCGATCGGTGAGCTCATCCAGATGCGCGTCACCGAGGTCGCGAGCGGTCGAATCACGTTCACCTGCACGCCCGACGGGTCCATGTACAACCCGCTGGGAACGGTTCATGGCGGCACGGTGTGCACCCTGCTGGACACCGTCACCGGCTGCGCGCTGCACACCACGCTCGGCGAGGGCGTCGGCTACACATCGGTGGAAATCAAGGTCAACTACCTGAAGGCCATCACCGTGGCCGGCGGTCCGCTGACCGCGGTGGGCGCCGTCGTCAAGGCGGGATCGCGGATCGGGTTCACCGAGGCCAAGGCCACCGATGCGTCGGGGGCGCTCGTCGCGACCGCAACCAGCACGCTGTTGGTCTTCGACTTGCCCGGCCGGACACATAACGGCAACGGCACCCAACGCCGAAGGGATTGA
- a CDS encoding SDR family oxidoreductase: MSSVLITGANRGIGRAIATEFAGRGHRVVATARDPRTLADLDVSQRLSLDVTDDASVTAAVEAAGDIDIVVANAGVIFYAAVEATPLAELQRLLNLNTIGAIRVAQAVLPQMRSRGAGKLLFMSSVVGRVVLPPGAAYAATKWALEALVESLAIEVAPHGVQTALLEPGAVSSGALDDVTTYTLPDDPYAAILRGGGPRDGMITPEQVAAEVVDAAEKPQLPLRIPIGAPARALLAARHAASDEVPFIMGAAER; this comes from the coding sequence ATGTCTTCCGTTCTCATCACCGGAGCCAACCGCGGCATCGGGCGCGCCATCGCCACCGAGTTCGCCGGCCGCGGCCACCGCGTGGTGGCCACCGCACGTGATCCCCGCACCCTGGCGGACCTTGACGTCAGCCAGCGGCTGTCCCTCGACGTCACCGATGACGCCAGCGTCACCGCGGCCGTTGAGGCCGCCGGTGACATCGACATCGTCGTGGCCAATGCGGGAGTCATCTTCTATGCCGCCGTGGAAGCCACCCCGCTGGCCGAGCTGCAGCGGCTGCTCAACCTCAACACCATCGGGGCGATCCGCGTGGCCCAGGCGGTCCTGCCGCAGATGAGGTCACGCGGTGCCGGGAAACTGCTCTTCATGTCCAGCGTCGTCGGACGCGTCGTGTTGCCGCCCGGCGCGGCGTATGCGGCGACGAAGTGGGCGCTGGAAGCCCTGGTCGAGTCGCTGGCGATCGAGGTTGCGCCACATGGCGTTCAGACCGCGTTGTTGGAGCCCGGCGCGGTGAGCTCCGGGGCCCTCGACGACGTGACCACCTACACGCTGCCCGACGATCCCTACGCCGCGATCCTGCGGGGCGGCGGTCCCCGCGACGGCATGATCACGCCCGAGCAGGTCGCGGCCGAGGTGGTCGATGCCGCGGAGAAGCCCCAACTGCCGCTGCGCATTCCAATCGGTGCGCCCGCCAGGGCGCTGCTGGCCGCCCGCCACGCGGCTTCCGACGAGGTGCCGTTCATTATGGGGGCGGCCGAGAGATGA
- a CDS encoding rhomboid-like protein has product MTFAATRDGALRWTRAPLRAAPAAASIRVTASYAVLLLAIYLLLAALGPHAREVAVSRMSTNVHNLGRGHLGTLIGSAFVNDGGDLFFWLPGLVCLLALGELMWCGRGLLVTFAVGHIGATLIVAVGLVAAIEAGTLPVSVARASDVGISYGAVCVLGAFTAAIPARWRGAWAGWWLGTAVVAASSADFTAVGHVVALLLGIGLSARMRPAASWTPLHQALLMVGVTFGYLLLAGPSLMAPAGGLAGALIGLAGNRSLVRGPRQCVDVVAARSPGR; this is encoded by the coding sequence ATGACATTCGCCGCTACCCGCGACGGCGCTTTGCGCTGGACACGGGCGCCGCTGCGCGCCGCGCCCGCCGCGGCGTCGATTCGAGTCACGGCCAGCTATGCGGTCCTCCTGCTCGCCATCTACCTGCTCCTCGCGGCGCTGGGTCCGCACGCGCGCGAGGTCGCCGTGAGCCGGATGAGCACGAACGTTCACAACCTTGGGCGCGGCCACCTGGGCACGTTGATCGGCAGCGCATTCGTCAACGACGGCGGCGACCTGTTCTTCTGGCTGCCCGGGCTGGTCTGCCTGCTGGCTCTGGGCGAACTCATGTGGTGCGGCCGGGGGCTGCTCGTCACCTTCGCCGTCGGCCACATCGGCGCCACGCTCATCGTGGCGGTCGGGCTGGTCGCCGCCATCGAGGCGGGGACGCTGCCGGTGTCGGTCGCCCGCGCCAGTGATGTGGGGATCAGCTATGGCGCGGTATGCGTGCTCGGCGCGTTCACGGCGGCGATCCCGGCACGCTGGCGCGGCGCCTGGGCGGGCTGGTGGTTGGGGACCGCGGTGGTGGCGGCCTCGAGCGCGGACTTCACCGCCGTCGGTCACGTGGTGGCGTTGCTGCTCGGCATCGGGTTGTCGGCTCGAATGCGACCGGCAGCCAGCTGGACTCCGCTGCATCAGGCCTTGCTGATGGTGGGCGTCACGTTCGGTTATCTGTTGCTGGCCGGGCCTTCGCTGATGGCGCCCGCCGGCGGTCTCGCCGGTGCGCTCATCGGGCTGGCCGGCAATCGCTCCCTAGTCAG